AGGAGGTAGGTCAAAGTGCGTCCAGTAAGGATAAAGCCGTACAGGCTAAGCCAGTGACACCCGCACCCAAATCGAAAAAAGTTGCTGAAAAAACGAAAAAAAATGACAAAAAGAGCGCGAAGATCCATCCCAAAAAGACCGCCGCCAAATCGACAAAAAAGAAGTCCAAGGAAGCATTAAGTGCCGAAGATGCTGAAATCATTAAGCATCTTGAGTTTTTGATGATGCTTGGGCTCCTAGAGGACTTTGACCTTTTTGAGCAGGAGGCCAAACCGAAGTAAGACAAGGAGTGAATTGAACCAAAACTTTTCGATCGCATAGCGGTTTGAAAGAGAGTGATACGAACTCATGGAAGTTAAAGATCCAGATGTCGCGCTGATGTTGGCGTTTCAAGCTGGGGATGAATCCGCATTCATCAAGCTTTATGAGAAGTATCGGGACCGGGTTGTTAACTTCACAAGAAGGTTTTTAACAAGCCAGGCCCAGGGCGAGGAGGCAGCTCAGGATGTATTTCTTAAGCTGTATCAATCGGGGCCTCGTTACAAACCGGGAGCACGTTTTTCAACGTATCTTTATCGGATTGCAACGAATCACTGCTTGAACCTTGTCTCTCGTCATGACCATAAGCGCGTAGACCGTGGTACCGAGTTGGGTGAACGGTCTGAAGCCCTGATGGAAGATGACAGTGTCACGCCGGAAGCTGCACTCAGTGAGCAGCAGATGAAAGCGGCAGTGCATAAAGCGATGGCTAATTTGGCAGACAATCAGCGTGCAGCGCTGTTACTCTGTCATTATCAGGGTATGAGTTACAAAGAGGCCGCAGAGGTCATAGAAGTGAGCGAAGGAGCGGTGAAATCATTGATTCACCGTGCACGAGAGAAGTTGGCAAAGGATTTGTTACATCTGAAGGCAGATAGGCAAGAGGGCTAAAATGGATCAGAAGAAGATACAAGATGCATTGCTTGAGTCCCGCTACGGCGAAGGGACAGATGCCGATGTGAGCGCTCCTGAGTTCCAAGCAGCCAAAAGTGAAATGGATGCCTTGGATGCGGTGCTTGCCTTTAGTGAAGATGAACCACCACGTCCAGGCTTTGATACGCGTTTTTATGCTCAGCTTGAAGAGATGAAAAGTGGTGCTCATGAGGCGCCGAGTTGGAGCAAGAGGCTCTTATGGTGGCTTGCACCAGTAGGCTTAGCCGCGGCCGCGCTCCTCGTTTTTCAAACGGGCACTTCTCCAGACAACATGACTGACGATCAGCTTGCCATTGCGATGGAACTGGAGCTTTTTGAAGATTTCGAAACAGTTCGAGAACTCGATACGCTTGAAGATTTTGAACTCATTGCTCAACTTACTCTAGATGAGGTTGAGCCCGAACCGTCTGAAGCAGGGCAGCCAGATGAGGTCAGATTCCAATGATGCGACTATTTGCATATGGAGTTGTGGCTGCGTTGTTCGTGGCACCTGTAAGCTCGTTTGCCTCGGAGGTGAATGATACGGCACCAGCACCGGCGCCAACTCAAACCACCACCACAGAGACTACGACCAATAAGACGCAAGCGATTTCAAAGGAAGCTCTAGAGCGTTGGAAGAAGCTTTCACCCGCCAAACAAAACGAACTTCGTAAAACCTTGAAGCGATTCAAAGGTATGAC
The DNA window shown above is from Deltaproteobacteria bacterium and carries:
- a CDS encoding RNA polymerase sigma factor, giving the protein MEVKDPDVALMLAFQAGDESAFIKLYEKYRDRVVNFTRRFLTSQAQGEEAAQDVFLKLYQSGPRYKPGARFSTYLYRIATNHCLNLVSRHDHKRVDRGTELGERSEALMEDDSVTPEAALSEQQMKAAVHKAMANLADNQRAALLLCHYQGMSYKEAAEVIEVSEGAVKSLIHRAREKLAKDLLHLKADRQEG